The Gouania willdenowi chromosome 7, fGouWil2.1, whole genome shotgun sequence genome includes a window with the following:
- the ngrn gene encoding neugrin isoform X2 — protein MASSLLHRLSACLRLSLSSHGCVFNTRFSSGTWTGGPRRVQSFVQEDGDPQDQDVEEKVQAVVEFLKQDQPQEWSVHRLAESFSVHPDVIRRVLGSKFVPPPERKMKQNSKVMAFLRQNALPAGAAAHQPRETLPGNRAAATAVLQSGSTDGALVPVAPHQSQVTQGKGSGLVVKRVVPVTAVSARSTPAHGEDLKRANSAEEVVPSEEDEEVWDGRVFTEEELEELRGVENVTPPVQVGNEFFDSDGNLLYSI, from the exons ATGGCGTCCTCTCTGCTCCATAGACTCTCTGCTTGTCTGCGTCTCTCCTTGTCCTCACATGGCTGTGTGTTCAACACCAGGTTCAGCAGCGGTACGTGGACAGGTGGTCCACGCAGGGTCCAGTCCTTTGTGCAGGAGGATGGAGACCCTCAGGACCAGGATGTGGAAGAGAAAGTCCAGGCTGTGGTTGA GTTTCTAAAGCAGGACCAGCCTCAGGAGTGGAGTGTTCATCGTCTGGCTGAAAGTTTCTCTGTCCACCCTGACGTCATCCGTAGAGTCCTCGGCAGCAAGTTCGTCCCCCCCCCTGAGAGGAAGATGAAGCAGAACTCTAAAGTAATGGCTTTTCTCAGACAGAATGCGCTCCCTGCAGGTGCTGCAGCTCACCAACCCAGGGAGACACTTCCTGGGAATCGTGCAGCAGCAACAGCCGTGCTCCAGTCTGGCAGCACAGACGGAGCGTTGGTACCAGTGGCTCCTCATCAGAGTCAGGTGACTCAGGGCAAAGGCTCAGGATTGGTCGTTAAGCGTGTTGTTCCTGTTACGGCTGTGTCAGCGCGCTCTACACCCGCTCATGGTGAAGATCTGAAACGGGCAAACTCAGCAGAGGAAGTGGTTCCatcagaggaggacgaggaagtTTGGGACGGACGTGTTTTTAcagaggaggagctggaggagcTGAGAGGAGTAGAGAACGTCACTCCACCAGTGCAAGTCGGGAATGAATTCTTTGACTCTGACGGGAACCTTCTCTATAGCATCTGA
- the ngrn gene encoding neugrin isoform X1, with protein sequence MASSLLHRLSACLRLSLSSHGCVFNTRFSSGTWTGGPRRVQSFVQEDGDPQDQDVEEKVQAVVDEIKRKQKTVKFHILRRKMTPPGAPQRKLTWEAMEQIRFLKQDQPQEWSVHRLAESFSVHPDVIRRVLGSKFVPPPERKMKQNSKVMAFLRQNALPAGAAAHQPRETLPGNRAAATAVLQSGSTDGALVPVAPHQSQVTQGKGSGLVVKRVVPVTAVSARSTPAHGEDLKRANSAEEVVPSEEDEEVWDGRVFTEEELEELRGVENVTPPVQVGNEFFDSDGNLLYSI encoded by the exons ATGGCGTCCTCTCTGCTCCATAGACTCTCTGCTTGTCTGCGTCTCTCCTTGTCCTCACATGGCTGTGTGTTCAACACCAGGTTCAGCAGCGGTACGTGGACAGGTGGTCCACGCAGGGTCCAGTCCTTTGTGCAGGAGGATGGAGACCCTCAGGACCAGGATGTGGAAGAGAAAGTCCAGGCTGTGGTTGA TGAGATCAAGAGGAAGCAGAAGACGGTGAAGTTCCACATTCTGAGGAGGAAGATGACTCCACCAGGAGCTCCTCAGAGGAAACTCACCTGGGAGGCCATGGAACAGATCAG GTTTCTAAAGCAGGACCAGCCTCAGGAGTGGAGTGTTCATCGTCTGGCTGAAAGTTTCTCTGTCCACCCTGACGTCATCCGTAGAGTCCTCGGCAGCAAGTTCGTCCCCCCCCCTGAGAGGAAGATGAAGCAGAACTCTAAAGTAATGGCTTTTCTCAGACAGAATGCGCTCCCTGCAGGTGCTGCAGCTCACCAACCCAGGGAGACACTTCCTGGGAATCGTGCAGCAGCAACAGCCGTGCTCCAGTCTGGCAGCACAGACGGAGCGTTGGTACCAGTGGCTCCTCATCAGAGTCAGGTGACTCAGGGCAAAGGCTCAGGATTGGTCGTTAAGCGTGTTGTTCCTGTTACGGCTGTGTCAGCGCGCTCTACACCCGCTCATGGTGAAGATCTGAAACGGGCAAACTCAGCAGAGGAAGTGGTTCCatcagaggaggacgaggaagtTTGGGACGGACGTGTTTTTAcagaggaggagctggaggagcTGAGAGGAGTAGAGAACGTCACTCCACCAGTGCAAGTCGGGAATGAATTCTTTGACTCTGACGGGAACCTTCTCTATAGCATCTGA
- the LOC114466932 gene encoding sortilin-like, translating to MTGMKQMMESISMYRENMHASSHTNKLYERRSTLRAIHVSIDQGETWNIAQLPAVGHEQFYSILSANDEMVFMHVDEPGDTGFGTVYASDDRGTVYSKSLERHLYTSTGGDTDFTNVTSLRGVFITSILAQDNSVQSVVSFDQGGEWVPLRKPVDSKCDSTSMDPDKCSLHIHAAYSIAMKLNVPVLPLTEPNAVGLIIAHGSVGDSVSVMNPDVYVSDDGGYSWIKALEGPHHYAILDSGGLLVAVEHKPNQPIDIVKFSTDEGQCWRQYNFTSVPIFFTGLASEPGALSMNVSIWGYRDSLLSQYWISITIDFKELLTRDCGDEDYVQWLAHSDDLSDPTNGCMLGYKEKFQRLKKDSVCFNGRDYKVINQPTPCTCTFDDFMCDFGYYRQENSSQCIEQPDLEGKDLEFCLHGNEEQLVTSGYRKIPGDKCEGGKTPTRKVVPLRQKCVSDLLDTQETVSSSKSVFIVIVVIIVLLMSIVAGVLFVKKYVCGGRFLVHRYSVLQQHVEDNTAEGIDDQLETNHTQNGKIEFHDDSDEDLLE from the exons AGCACGTTACGGGCCATCCACGTGTCCATAGATCAGGGTGAAACCTGGAACATTGCTCAGCTGCCGGCCGTTGGACACGAGCAGTTCTACTCCATCCTGTCGGCAAATGATGAAATGGTTTTCATGCACGTGGATGAACCAGGAG ACACAGGATTTGGTACAGTGTACGCATCAGACGACAGAGGCACTGTTTACTCCAAGTCCCTGGAACGCCATCTTTATACGAGCACAGGAGGTGACACTGACTTCACCAACGTCACCTCACTGCGAGGAGTCTTCATCACCAGTATCCTGGCTCAAG ATAACTCCGTGCAGTCTGTGGTGTCCTTTGACCAGGGTGGAGAGTGGGTCCCTCTGAGGAAACCCGTTGACAGCAAATGTGATTCTACATCCATGGACCCGGATAAG TGTTCACTTCATATCCACGCAGCCTACAGCATTGCCATGAAGCTGAACGTGCCAGTGCTGCCTTTGACTGAACCCAACGCTGTCGGCCTGATCATAGCTCACG GAAGTGTTGGTGATTCCGTTTCCGTGATGAACCCAGACGTGTACGTGTCTGACGATGGAGGTTACTCTTGGATAAAGGCTCTCGAGGGGCCGCACCACTATGCTATTCTGGACTCTGGCGGACTGCTGGTGGCCGTAGAGCACAAACCCAACCAACCAATCGATATCGTCAA ATTCTCAACAGATGAAGGACAGTGCTGGAGGCAGTATAACTTCACCTCAGTGCCCATATTTTTCACCGGACTAGCCTCAGAGCCTGGTGCTCTCTCCATGAACGTCAGTATCTGGGGCTACAGAGACTCTCTCCTCAGTCAGTACTGGATCTCCATCACCATCGACTTCAAGGAACTTCTCACCAGAGACT GCGGTGACGAGGACTACGTTCAGTGGTTGGCTCACTCCGATGACCTCAGTGACCCCACCAATGGCTGCATGCTGGGCTACAAGGAGAAGTTCCAGCGTCTTAAAAAGGACTCCGTTTGCTTTAATGGACGTGATTACAAAGTCATCAACCAGCCGACGCCATGTACGTGCACCTTTGATGACTTCATGTG TGACTTTGGATACTATCGTCAAGAGAACAGCTCACAATGCATCGAGCAGCCGGACCTTGAAGGAAAAGACTTGGAGTTCTGTCTGCACGGCAACGAGGAGCAGCTGGTGACCAGCGG TTATCGGAAAATTCCTGGAGACAAATGTGAGGGAGGAAAGACCCCGACGCGTAAAGTGGTACCTCTGCGTCAGAAGTGTGTGAGTGACCTGTTGGATACACAGGAAACG GTGAGCTCCTCCAAATCCGTCTTTATTGTGATAGTCGTCATTATCGTCTTGCTCATGAGCATTGTGGCTGGAGTCCTATTTGTCAAGAAATATGTCTGCGGGGGCAG GTTCCTGGTTCACAGGTACTCAGTGCTGCAGCAGCACGTTGAAGACAACACTGCTGAGGGCATCGATGACCAGCTGGAGACCAACCACACTCAAAACGGAAAAATAGAGTTTCACGACGACTCAGACGAG GATCTACTGGAATAG